The Lolium perenne isolate Kyuss_39 chromosome 6, Kyuss_2.0, whole genome shotgun sequence genome segment gagaagaaggatgactatacacgcacacttgcgaaggtaattgagcaGAGCAAAGAGAAGGATAGtgctagcacgagcaaatcatcaactagaagtgtagccgggaagcaatcaagtgcacccctcaaggccaagcaagcgACAACAAACAGGAAAAGAAAGAAAGTTCCCCAGCTCGGAGAACagaccaaacaatcgatcccaccccTCAAAGTGTTAGATGTTCCCTCGTTGTACCTGGAACATggtggtttcgatatggaagCAGCTGCGGCGCTAGTGGGTGAAATGGGCTGTACTGTGGAGCAATTGCTGAGTTCCcaagatgctgcactacccattgctgatatagcccctaaatttgtctacggggccgacttggtcagcaaagaGCGGCAGCGTcaactgccaacgcatatgcggaatttgcatcagtggtaccttgatgcgtgcAAGGAGAACAAAAAATACATCGTGGCGAATATCCCAGAAGAATATTACTTCTGAAGGGAGGATCTCCATATTGAGATTTCCGAACTCTCGCAGTTATTCAAtgtagacgccctcgacaaatctctcatgagttgctattgcttgtaagttgttaaccacATATAAGTTCATGTTCATTCAGTTGTTCCTGTTCATTGCATTTACTCACTATATCTTATGTACTCTCTTATGTAGACTCAAGATTGATGAATGCAGAAGAAAGAATATAACCaatattgggtttgttgacccagataaagtacatcatgaCACGGTAAGGGATAAAGaccaagaaacggggggaaacctactaaggtttataTCGGAGCAACATTTATGTGATTCAatactgtttccttacaactacatgtgagagtcttactgatctgttgtacacattcaatttttcttactcgatgttaagtgtaagtcatgacgtatatatatataaacatgtgcagtttccactggattctgctagacattcaagttgataagggaatagttgaagtaagggacccatTGAGTAGAGGCCTGGAAGGGTTCCATGACTTGCAGCActtgctccagaggtaatttcaatcattaattgccgcgctatatctttcgtgagatatcaatgaaTTATACActaattcaatcattcttttgcctgacaGGGTTTGGGGAGCTTTCAAGAAGAACAATACGGGTGACTTCGCAGAGAAGCTAatatttactcctgtaccgtgcgaCCAGCAGTCAcatgggacgaatctatgtggatactacatttgcgagtccattcgcatgttaaccactgagaagaacGATAATacattcaacgtaagcaataactttcacaactttaatttattatcgtcaatatttcgttatcaagattgatatagtcatattcatctcattttcctatataggtcgagTTCATGCGGGAGAAGCTCCAACCACACCAACGCCTACTAGGAATTGCGGAGGAAGTGGCGGGACTTCTGATGAGAGAAATTATAGatgacaaaggcttgtttagtgaaAATAGGCGCTTCTGATGATCCCCGTGTAATAGTTCGAATAGACGACGGGCTCTAGTCCCGgtagtcgtgagctccatgtatatgtaaGGGGTCTACGAATAGACTTTTGCTTCGAATATTTATTTGCTCGATCTATATACAATGCATGAACGTGCACAGCTTGTGTAGTAGCGTTCAAAtatatgaaaattttattttgatatgaaaaaatgaaataaaaggggggcggtggcgggagGGGGgtggctgcacccctcaaaccctaaaggaggagcGTCTTGCgcacgccacgtagagggccttttgtcgcgggttgttGTATTACCACCTGCGATAAAAGGGGGTgtgtcccctgcgcgccccgcggctgtcACGTGGTGGACcatatgtcgcgggtggtaagcgggccgggacaaaaggttgagccttttgtcgcgccctCGTTGTCCCGGCTGGCCGTCGTGACAAAAGGATGTTACGGCCCGCGACATTatgcctgttttccactagtgagagGACCAGAGGAGCATCCGATGGAGGTCACTCCACAACAGTAGCTCAGCTAGACGATGGATATTTCCTCAAATCGAAGTTAAGCTATGGGGTGGCTACTCAGCCTACTCCTCATCTGGAGCTATGCCATGTAGCATGTGGCGATCATGAGCTCCCAAGTTGCAAGCTATCTTATCATGGCCGCACAATAAATTCATCTTGATATGCGCAGCGCGTAACGACATCACGGCGACCATTAGCAGCCACCCATGTACCCATGCACAATAAATTCATCTCgatcttgatatgaatcaagcgaCGAAGAGGATAGGGCTTATCTTGTTTTTAGAAGACGAAAAAGATCCGTATTTGATGTCTCTATCCTCAGTTCGCATTGGATACATATATTACCATTGGATGCATCTTTACGAATCTTTTGCTTTTTTTTTAATCTAGATGTGCATTCTTCTCTATTCATTATCTAGCTGGATGGCCCCTGCAATTTGCGTGACTAGAGATACTATATATTTCCATGTATATTATAAATTCGTCCTGTGGCTCTTACTCGGTGTAGTTCTCGCTACACATTAGATGTTAGCAGTGATAAGTAAATGTATATAGAAAATTAATTGTATCAAACATGTACATCGAGAAAACATACCGTATTTTTGTTAGAAAACCAaggaaaaaatagcgcgctaaataAAATAGCGTGGTACTTCTTTAAACGCTATGCAAGTTATAACATGCTAATAGCACGCTATTTTTCAAAATAGCATtcgcaaaaaaattaaaaattgacaggtataacatgtatatcaaggaTTTCATTAGATAAAAAAATTGTCCAAAGTAATACATGTATAACTAATTAACCAGTTTTGACTAGATTATATCAACAAGTTTTTCATTCCTTTCATAGAGACAAAAGATGCATGACGAAGACCAGAACAACTAAACTAAGAAGTACATAGCTGAACAGAACTAAAAACTATAGAGCTAAACCATGATGTCTATGGGCTATGGATACCACTACTGAACTACCTTCCGGCACTGGCCAAGTTGGAAGAGAACATGCAAGGATGAAACTAGATATGATTATCACGTGCTATGCAAGAGGTGGTGGCACGGCGGCGAGAACTAGCGTCAGACCGAGCTCCTGGTCGCGGCGTGCGCCCTCCTGTTGATTTTGGTTGGGACATGCCACATGGAGGCGGTCCGGTAGAGCTAGAGGAGAGTGACGCTGCTGCTATAGCTGCTACCACCACAGCATGTGGGGAGTCGAAAGTGGCAACTGGTTGGTTGCCCATCTTGGGTTGAGTTAAGCTAGGATGGAATCAGGGGCTCGTGGGCTGCCGCTAGTTTCATAACTTTTTTAGCACGCTATAACGATATAATGTTACAACAAATAGCGCTACAACTCCGGAAGCTAGGTAGCACTACACGTTGGTCGTGTAAAAACAAGGACACTATGCATTGATGATTCCTTACACATCACATGCATGTGTGCTCATGTTTTGCTTTTCCTTTTTTATCTAGAGCGTCCATTCTTCTATTTCATTAATTTCTTGATTAATCTGTCCATGCATTTGTCCCTTTTAACTAAACATTGACCAGGCACAAAGCTTTCTAGAGTATGCTTTCAGGCCAACCGAGTGACAAACGGTGCCATCCAGTTTGAAAAAGACTCAATGGGCCTAGCTTCACCAACACATGCTTCATCTATTTAAAGCCATCGTTTCATCTCTCCAGGCAGCCTTCAGACATCACATCTACTATTGGTACAATAGTATCGGCTCACACCTTCAACACCCAGTTGTAGTTGATAATCACACAAATGGCCTCCACCAACAGCTGGACCCTCCAGCTCGAGTCGCAGGTGTCCGCGCCGCGCAAGTTCCGCGCCACCGTCATGGACTGGCATAATCTGGCGCCCAAGCTCGCCCCACACATCGTCGACAGCGCCCACCACGTTGAAGGAGATGGCGGCGTTGGGAGCGTCAGGCACTACAAATGTGGCTCAGGTACACATACCACACAGATGGTATAAATAAATGTCACATGCTGTCTGGCACACATGTTCAAATCATAACAAGTACTTGATCATGTAGCTGTGCCCTTCAACTCCATGAAGAAGAAGGTCGAATTTCTCGATGTGGACAAGTGCGAGTGCAaatacaccatcgagtgtgacggcgTTGAGACATCCACGTGGAACATCAAGATGAAGCCAACGGCTAACGGTGGGAGTGTGGCAACGGTGGAGTGCACATCCAAGGGCATGGAAGCGAAGGACATGATGCTCAAGGCCAAGGACTCTGCCGCCGAAATATTTAAGACTGTTGAGGCATATCTCATTGCCAACCCGGATGCCTACAACTAAGTCAGCAAAGAGGGATCATATGTAATAATGGTGATTTCTCCCCGATCGAATAAAACTAGTCCAACATCACTGGTATGCTACAGCAAGCTAGATGTGGACTTATGAAGTTAAATAAAAGGAAACTTTATGGACCTGTGTGTGTTTGTTTGAATCTTGTGTATCTTGCTTATGTATCTTCTTCATGGTTTTACACAAGACTAAAAGGAAGTATTTAAAATACATGACACTCTTATTTAAAATTAGTAGGTTTTTTCAAGACATAAAATTACGAAGATTACGAATCACGGTCCATCAGAAATAGTCGTTGAAAAATACATAGAAAATGCACCACTGATGACATGGAGCCCTACTTTGCTTGCCGATTCAACTCTTCAACTTATTCAAATGTTAAGTGAACAACAACTCTGTCAAAAAGGATAACAAGATAATAATAATACCGAAACAACACGTTCAAGAATGAGAAATAATAGGCAAGACCAATAAAATCATCACCAAAGTAGAAAAGATGTTGATCATCAAATATATATTATGGCGTATAAATTTACTTTTCTCCCTTGCACTAAGTTTTATATAGTCAAAGCACACCAAAGTCCAAGTACATCAAATCGGAAGTACTTGGGTATGGATGGGTTCACGAGATTCCAAGAAAAAATTATACTAGTCGAGAGCATCCAATGCAAAGAACGTATGCTTTCTTAGATGCGACTGAACAAAGGCTACTTGTCTAACTCACTCCCTCGTCATAAAACTATATTCCAATCCTGCACTTCAGGAACAACACGTCCGCGTCGATGTCATTATCCTGCACATCCTTGGACGTGCATTCCACCTTCGCCACACTCCCAACGTCCGTTGGCTTCATCTTGATGTTCCACGTGGACGTCTCAACATCGTCACACTCTATggtgcactagtggaaaacaggccttttgatccgggtggttagggccttttgtcgcgggcggccagccgcgacaagcaaggcgcgataaaagggtggccttttatcccgggtcacttacgacccgcgacataaggtccaccacgtggcagccgcggggcgcgcagggcacaggcccttttgtcgcgggcggtattaccacccgcgacaaaaggccctctacgtggcgcgcgcacaacgcttctgctttagggtttgaggggtgcagcacccctcccccccgccaccgaccgcctgttatttcatttttttcgtccgaaaataaaagttgcatatatttgtacgctactagaagttgtacacattcattcattatatatatatatagatcgatcaaacaaatattggaagcagaagtcgattccccttacacatattcgtaggttccctacatatatacatggagctcacgatcgacaaacggtactaacgaccgtctatttggaggtagaacaactatctggactaaacaagcctttgttgtttatgacttctctaaccaaaagtcccgccagttcctccgcgattcctagtgcgtgttcctttggttggagtctgtcccgcatgaagtcgacctatatacgaaaatgagatgagtatgactatatcagtcttgataacgaaatattgatgataataaataaagttgtgaatgttattgcttacgtcgaatttatttctgttacgcttctcagtggttaacatgcgaatggactcgcaaacgtagtatccacatagattcgtcccttgtggctgctgggggcacggtacaggattaaatattagcttctttgcaaaggtaatctccttatgaacattcttcaaagcttgccaagccctgccatgcaaaagaatgattgaatgagtggataattaattgatatctcacgaaagataaagcgcggcgatgaaggaaattacacttggagcaacttacgcaagtcctggaacccgtccaggcctctactcgatgggtcttttacttcaactattcccttatcaagttgaatgtctagtagaatccagtggaagctgcacatgttatgcatatacgtcaggaattacacttaacatcgagtaagaaaaattgaatgtgcatatataaaagatcattaagactctcactcgtagttgtaaggaaacaatattgaatcacagaaatattgctgccccaaaaaccttagtaggtttccccccgtttcttcgcgtttatgcttcaccgtttcaacatgtattttatctgggtcaacaaacccaacattgataatattattacttttgcactcactgatcttcgcctgcaaaagagaacccataagatataatgagtatatatatgcaatgaaaacgaacatgaactgaatgaaaatgaacttatatgtagttaacaacttacaagcaatagcaactcatgagagatttgtcgagggcttctagattgaataactgcgcagttcattcatctcaatatggatctcctcctttcggtagtaatattcccatggtatactcgccacgatgtacatttttttctccttgcatgcatcaaggtaccactgatgcaaattctgcatatgtgttggcagtttatgcagctgctctctgctgaccaagtcggccccgtagacaaatttaggagctatatcagcagtgggtatgTCAGCATCTACTGcagacagcaattcctccacggtaactgaacaagcagccgctagccttgcagcttcttccatatcgataccaccatgatcttcctggtacagcttgggaacattaagcactttgagtgctgggatcgattgtttgggctgagcaccgaggaggggaacttcctttctctttttgctttttgtcgtttgcttggccttg includes the following:
- the LOC127326704 gene encoding pathogenesis-related protein 1-like, with the translated sequence MASTNSWTLQLESQVSAPRKFRATVMDWHNLAPKLAPHIVDSAHHVEGDGGVGSVRHYKCGSAVPFNSMKKKVEFLDVDKCECKYTIECDGVETSTWNIKMKPTANGGSVATVECTSKGMEAKDMMLKAKDSAAEIFKTVEAYLIANPDAYN